In Vespula vulgaris chromosome 7, iyVesVulg1.1, whole genome shotgun sequence, a single window of DNA contains:
- the LOC127065372 gene encoding glycogen [starch] synthase has protein sequence MSKERASRRFYRVDSSNDLLEFMDRGYTAQHENRWNFEVAWEVANKVGGIYTVIRSKAYVSTEEMGDQYCLMGPYKELTARTEVEEADFPHHNPLNQAVQILRDQGFKVVTGTWLVDGNPQIILFDIGSAAWKLDEYKQEMWNTCNLGIPHLDIEANDAVILGYLVCQFISEFRKAAEQYSVVPPRVVVHCHEWQAGVGLIALRTRHVDVATVFTTHATLLGRYLCAGKTDFYNNLDKFSVDEEAGKRQIYHRYCMERAATHLAHTFTTVSDITGFEAEHLLKRKPDIITPNGLNVKKFAALHEFQNLHAVSKEKIHEFVRGHFYGHYDFDLDKTLYFFIAGRYEFGNKGADIFIEALARLNHYLKTSRPDITVVAFLIFPARTNNFNVESLRGHAVTKALRDTITDIQHKMGKRMYELCLSGRMPDAQDLLLKDDIIKIKRCLYALQRNGLPPVTTHNVVDDWNDPVLNAIRRCNLFNTVNDRVKMVFHPEFLSSTNPLFGLDYEEFVRGCHLGVFPSYYEPWGYTPAECTVMGIPSITTNLSGFGCFMQEHIADPMSYGIYIVDRRFISLENSVQQLAQYMFDFARLSRRQRIIQRNRTERLSDLLDWRNLGIYYRQARIKALTTVYPELASEYAEGGVGRFSYPRPISEPPSPSSSRHTTPAASVHGSDEEDEDEVDEEKELEELRSMGK, from the exons ATGTCCAAAGAACGTGCTTCCAGAAGATTTTACCGTGTAGACAGTAGCAATGATTTGTTGGAATTCATGGATCGTGGCTATACAGCTCAACATGAAAATCGCTGGAATTTTGAAGTTGCGTGGGAAGTTGCCAATAAAG TCGGTGGTATATACACGGTAATACGATCTAAAGCTTACGTATCTACCGAAGAAATGGGTGATCAATACTGTCTTATGGGACCGTACAAAGAGCTTACAGCAAGAACCGAGGTCGAAGAGGCCGATTTTCCTCATCATAACCCATTGAATCAAGCCGTACAAATTTTACGCGATCAAGGATTTAAA GTTGTAACTGGAACATGGCTAGTTGATGGAAATcctcaaataattttatttgatattggAAGTGCAGCATGGAAATTAGATGAATATAAACAAGAAATGTGGAATACATGCAATCTTGGTATTCCTCATTTAGATATTGAAGCGAATGATGCAGTAATCCTTGGATATTTAGTTTGTCAATTTATCTCTGAATTCAG AAAAGCAGCAGAACAATATTCTGTTGTTCCACCACGAGTAGTCGTACATTGTCACGAATGGCAGGCAGGTGTTGGTTTAATTGCATTAAGAACAAGACACGTTGATGTTGCAACTGTCTTTACAACACATGCTACACTCCTTGGAAGATATTTATGCGCAGGAAAGACTGATTTTTACAACAATTTAGATAag TTCAGTGTAGACGAAGAAGCCGGGAAGCGCCAAATTTATCATAGATATTGTATGGAACGAGCGGCTACACATTTAGCACATACATTTACAACAGTATCGGATATTACAGGATTCGAAGCTGAACATTTACTCAAACGCAAACCTGATATTATTACACCAAATGGATTGAATGTTAAAAAGTTCGCAGCACTACacgaatttcaaaatttacatGCCGTCagcaaagagaaaatacaCGAATTTGTACGAGGCCATTTTTATGG gcaTTATGATTTTGACTTGGACAAaactttatacttttttatcgcAGGCCGTTACGAGTTTGGAAATAAAGGAGCTGATATTTTCATAGAAGCTTTAGCAAGATTAAACCATTATTTAAAGACATCAAGACCGGATATTACTGTAGTtgcatttcttatttttccagCGCGaactaataattttaacgTAGAATCATTACGTGGTCATGCC GTAACCAAAGCATTAAGAGATACAATTACTGATATACAGCACAAGATGGGAAAAAGAATGTATGAATTATGTTTGTCGGGTCGTATGCCAGATGCACAAGatcttcttttaaaagatgatattattaaaataaaacg atgtTTGTATGCTCTACAAAGAAATGGATTACCACCTGTTACCACACATAATGTTGTAGACGATTGGAATGATCCAGTCTTAAATGCCATTAGAAGATGTAATCTTTTCAATACAGTTAATGATAGAGTGAAG ATGGTATTCCATCctgaatttttatcatcaaCAAATCCATTGTTTGGATTAGATTATGAAGAATTCGTTCGTGGTTGTCATTTAGGAGTATTTCCATCTTATTACGAACCTTGGGGATATACTCCAGCTGAATGTACTGTTATGGGCATTCCTAGTATAACTACTAACTTATCTGGATTTGGATGTTTTATGCAAGAGCATATAGCTGATCCAATGAGTTATGGTATTTATATCGTAGATCGAAGATTTATTAGTTTGGAAAATAGTGTTCAACAACTTGCGCAATATATGTTCGATTTTGCTCGACTTAGTCGAAGACAACGTATAATTCAAAGAAATCGTACTGAGAGATTGAGCGATCTTCTTGATTGGAGGAATCTTGGTATT TACTATCGTCAAGCCAGAATAAAAGCATTAACAACTGTTTATCCTGAGCTTGCATCGGAGTATGCTGAAGGTGGTGTAGGCAGATTCAGTTATCCAAGACCGATTAGTGAACCACCTTCACCATCATCTTCAAGACATACTACTCCTGCAGCTTCTGTCCATGGTTCTGACGAGGAAGATGAGGATGAagtagatgaagaaaaagag ctGGAAGAATTACGCTCAAtgggaaaatga
- the LOC127065264 gene encoding DNA primase large subunit-like — MHKVFLKHGMAFVPEKELAGLCFGYFKENLAAGLESIPIVAEDAINDPRINKIFNMLTEYIESEKEIMKKYNGPSLSELDDVSKKSYPLCMRIIHEILRRDHHLKHGERKQYSLFLKSIGVTADDAMELWKEEFTKKISETTFEREYGYRLRHIYGEGNIQKTYSSYKCSSIINFNIKPTESYGCPFKHLTDALLTEKLNEYKFVPGDIEDIITNIWRSLASLLCSHHNPKIAQETQVRSCYRMFAVIHLPKVPTIFKPSPCDLSVVRGDLQTNLSVEICGSSSI; from the exons ATGCATAAAGTTTTTCTTAAACATGGTATGGCTTTTGTACCTGAAAAAGAATTAGCTGGATTATGTTTTGGTTACTTCAAGGAAAATTTAGCAGCAGGTTTAGAATCCATACCAATAGTTGCAGAAGATGCAATAAATGATCCTAGAATCAATAAAATCTTTAACATGTTAACTGAGTATATCGaatctgaaaaagaaataatgaaaaaatacaatgGCCCATCGTTATCAGAATTGGACGATGTGTCAAAAAAATCTTATCCGTTATGTATGAGAATAATTCatgaaatattaagaagaGATCATCATCTTAAACATGGAGAACGTAAACAGTACAGTTTATTCTTAAAAAGTATTGGAGTTACTGCAGATGATGCTATGGAACTTTGGAAAGaagaatttacaaaaaaaataagtgaAACAACATTTGAAAGAGAATATGGATATCGATTAAGACATATATATGGTGAAGGAAATATACAGAAAACTTACAGTAGTTATAAATGTTCaagtattatcaattttaatataaaaccaACAGAATCTTATGGTTGTCCATTTAAGCATCTAACAGATGCATTActtacagaaaaattaaatgagtACAAATTTGTACCTGGAGATATTGAAgatatc attacaaatatat GGCGCAGTTTAGCGTCACTTCTGTGCTCTCATCATAATCCTAAGATAGCAC AAGAGACCCAAGTGAGATCATGTTATCGTATGTTCGCCGTTATTCATCTGCCTAAAGTACCGACGATCTTCAAGCCAAGCCCTTGTGACCTTTCCGTAGTCCGTGGTGACCTTCAAACGAATTTGAGCGTGGAAATCTGCGGCTCGTCGTCTATCTGA
- the LOC127065378 gene encoding ruvB-like 2 isoform X2, whose amino-acid sequence MATVAATKVQEVREITRIERIGAHSHIRGLGLDDSLEPRHVSQGMVGQLMARRAAGVVLEMIKDGKIAGRAVLLAGQPGTGKTAIAMGLAQALGIDTPFTSMAGSEIYSLEMSKTEALTQAIRKSIGVRIKEETEIIEGEVVEIQVDRPATGVGAKVGKLTLKTTEMETIYDLGNKMIDSLMKEKVQAGDVITIDKATGKINKLGRSFTRARDYDATGSQTRFVQCPEGELQKRKEVVHTVTLHEVDVINSRTHGFLALFSGDTGEIKSEVRDQINAKVAEWREEGKAEIVPGVLFIDEVHMLDIECFSFLNRALENEMAPVVIMATNRGITRIRGTNYKSPHGIPIDLLDRMIIVPTTPYQEKELKEILKIRCEEEDCEMADDALTVLTRIALETSLRYAIQLITTASLVSRRRKSTEVSIDDVKRVYSLFLDENRSTQFLKEYQDDFMFNELPEEPMEIS is encoded by the exons ATGGCG actGTTGCAGCAACAAAAGTTCAAGAAGTTCGTGAAATCACAAGAATTGAGCGTATTGGTGCTCATTCTCATATTAGAGGTTTAGGATTAGATGATAGTTTGGAACCTCGTCAT GTATCTCAAGGTATGGTTGGCCAACTCATGGCCCGTCGAGCTGCTGGTGTTGTCTTGGAGATgataaaagatggaaaaatagCAGGACGTGCTGTCTTATTAGCAGGTCAACCTGGTACTGGTAAGACTGCCATTGCCATGGGATTAGCTCAAGCGTTAGGAATTGATACTCCATTCACATCGATGGCTGGATCTGAAATTTATTCTTTGGAGATGAGCAAAACAGAAGCATTGACTCAAGCTATAAGAAAATCGATAGGAGTtagaattaaagaagaaactgAAATAATAGAAGGCGAAGTAGTAGAAATTCAAGTAGATAGGCCTGCTACAGGAGTTGGTGCAAAAGTTGGAAAATTGACATTAAAAACTACAGAGATGGAAACAATTTATGATTtaggaaataaaatgattgatagtttaatgaaagaaaag GTACAAGCTGGTGACGTTATCACGATTGATAAAGCAActggaaaaattaataaattaggaCGTTCATTTACAAGAGCTCGAGATTATGACGCAACAGGATCACAAACGAGATTTGTACAGTGTCCAGAGGGCGAAttacaaaaacgaaaagaagtaGTTCATACTGTTACTTTGCATGAGGTTGATGTTATAAATAGTAGAACACATGGTTTCTTAGCATTGTTTTCCGGCGACACTGGTGAAATTAAATCCGAAGTAAGAGATCAGATAAATGCTAAAGTAGCCGAATGGCGTGAAGAAGGAAAAGCAGAAATAGTACCAGgagtattatttattgatgaaGTCCATATGTTAGATATTgaatgtttttcctttttaaatcgtGCATTAGAAAACGAAATGGCACCAGTTGTTATTATGGCAACAAACAGAG GAATTACGAGAATCAGGGGAACTAATTATAAAAGTCCTCACGGTATTCCCATCGATTTACTCGATCGTATGATCATCGTTCCTACAACTCCgtatcaagaaaaagaattgaaagaaattttaaaaataagatgCGAGGAAGAAGATTGCGAAATGGCGGATGATGCATTGACTGTTCTTACAAGAATTGCTTTGGAAACGTCTTTGAGATATGctattcaattaattacaaccgCATCTCTTGTCAGTCGACGTAGAAAAAGTACAGAA gTGAGTATAGACGACGTGAAACGCgtttattctctatttctcgatGAAAATAGATCGACACAATTTCTTAAGGAATATCAGGATGATTTTATGTTCAATGAATTAC cCGAAGAACCTATGGAAATTTCGTAA
- the LOC127065378 gene encoding ruvB-like 2 isoform X1, whose protein sequence is MATVAATKVQEVREITRIERIGAHSHIRGLGLDDSLEPRHVSQGMVGQLMARRAAGVVLEMIKDGKIAGRAVLLAGQPGTGKTAIAMGLAQALGIDTPFTSMAGSEIYSLEMSKTEALTQAIRKSIGVRIKEETEIIEGEVVEIQVDRPATGVGAKVGKLTLKTTEMETIYDLGNKMIDSLMKEKVQAGDVITIDKATGKINKLGRSFTRARDYDATGSQTRFVQCPEGELQKRKEVVHTVTLHEVDVINSRTHGFLALFSGDTGEIKSEVRDQINAKVAEWREEGKAEIVPGVLFIDEVHMLDIECFSFLNRALENEMAPVVIMATNRGITRIRGTNYKSPHGIPIDLLDRMIIVPTTPYQEKELKEILKIRCEEEDCEMADDALTVLTRIALETSLRYAIQLITTASLVSRRRKSTEVSIDDVKRVYSLFLDENRSTQFLKEYQDDFMFNELPEEPMEIS, encoded by the exons ATGGCG actGTTGCAGCAACAAAAGTTCAAGAAGTTCGTGAAATCACAAGAATTGAGCGTATTGGTGCTCATTCTCATATTAGAGGTTTAGGATTAGATGATAGTTTGGAACCTCGTCAT GTATCTCAAGGTATGGTTGGCCAACTCATGGCCCGTCGAGCTGCTGGTGTTGTCTTGGAGATgataaaagatggaaaaatagCAGGACGTGCTGTCTTATTAGCAGGTCAACCTGGTACTGGTAAGACTGCCATTGCCATGGGATTAGCTCAAGCGTTAGGAATTGATACTCCATTCACATCGATGGCTGGATCTGAAATTTATTCTTTGGAGATGAGCAAAACAGAAGCATTGACTCAAGCTATAAGAAAATCGATAGGAGTtagaattaaagaagaaactgAAATAATAGAAGGCGAAGTAGTAGAAATTCAAGTAGATAGGCCTGCTACAGGAGTTGGTGCAAAAGTTGGAAAATTGACATTAAAAACTACAGAGATGGAAACAATTTATGATTtaggaaataaaatgattgatagtttaatgaaagaaaag GTACAAGCTGGTGACGTTATCACGATTGATAAAGCAActggaaaaattaataaattaggaCGTTCATTTACAAGAGCTCGAGATTATGACGCAACAGGATCACAAACGAGATTTGTACAGTGTCCAGAGGGCGAAttacaaaaacgaaaagaagtaGTTCATACTGTTACTTTGCATGAGGTTGATGTTATAAATAGTAGAACACATGGTTTCTTAGCATTGTTTTCCGGCGACACTGGTGAAATTAAATCCGAAGTAAGAGATCAGATAAATGCTAAAGTAGCCGAATGGCGTGAAGAAGGAAAAGCAGAAATAGTACCAGgagtattatttattgatgaaGTCCATATGTTAGATATTgaatgtttttcctttttaaatcgtGCATTAGAAAACGAAATGGCACCAGTTGTTATTATGGCAACAAACAGAG GAATTACGAGAATCAGGGGAACTAATTATAAAAGTCCTCACGGTATTCCCATCGATTTACTCGATCGTATGATCATCGTTCCTACAACTCCgtatcaagaaaaagaattgaaagaaattttaaaaataagatgCGAGGAAGAAGATTGCGAAATGGCGGATGATGCATTGACTGTTCTTACAAGAATTGCTTTGGAAACGTCTTTGAGATATGctattcaattaattacaaccgCATCTCTTGTCAGTCGACGTAGAAAAAGTACAGAA gTGAGTATAGACGACGTGAAACGCgtttattctctatttctcgatGAAAATAGATCGACACAATTTCTTAAGGAATATCAGGATGATTTTATGTTCAATGAATTAC cTGAAGAACCTATGGAAATTTCGTAA